A stretch of Lathyrus oleraceus cultivar Zhongwan6 chromosome 6, CAAS_Psat_ZW6_1.0, whole genome shotgun sequence DNA encodes these proteins:
- the LOC127094891 gene encoding probable 6-phosphogluconolactonase 4, chloroplastic: FNLHLSNSCTLQSSLFCAQKPNPLSLRTSILPTQVGNKIVYHPLRKNNKVFSPNRCVGKIEASLKWEKGYKNVEVFSKEHLAVSLAYDVAQLSTKFTKERGAFTVALSGGSLIKYLRKLVDSPYAETIDWSKWHVFWVDERVVPKDNLESNYKLANDGFLSKVPIPPLNVYSIDDSLPPDGAADVYETTLRRLVTSNVIATSTNGLPKFDLMLLGMGPDGHVASLFLGHPLLNEDQKWISFLNDSPKQPPERITFTFPVINASSNVAMVVTREFTTSSKDGRRGRALEQNVPYSSDLLALQPSIQRSQEQTPTSKDLLALQPSIQRLA; this comes from the exons TTCAATCTACATTTGTCTAATTCATGCACTCTCCAAAGTAGTTTATTTTGTGCACAAAAACCAAATCCACTATCACTAAGGACATCAATTTTACCAACACAAGTTGGGAACAAAATTGTTTATCATCCTCTAAGGAAGAATAATAAAGTGTTTTCACCCAATAGATGTGTGGGGAAAATAGAGGCATCACTTAAGTGGGAAAAGGGTTATAAGAATGTTGAGGTTTTCAGTAAGGAACATCTTGCTGTGTCCTTGGCTTATGATGTTGCTCAACTTTCTACCAAGTTTACCAAAGAAAGAGGTGCTTTCACGGTTGCTTTGTCTGGTGGATCTTTGATCAAGTACCTTAG GAAATTGGTTGATTCGCCATATGCTGAAACCATAGATTGGTCAAAATGGCATGTTTTCTGGGTTGACGAGAGGGTTGTCCCAAAGGATAACTTAGAAAGTAATTATAAGCTTGCCAATGATGGATTTCTCTCCAAG GTGCCAATTCCCCCTCTCAATGTTTATTCTATTGATGATTCCCTACCACCTGATGGAGCAGCAGATGTTTATGAGACAACCCTTAGACGCTTGGTTACTAGCAATGTGATAGCCACATCAACCAATGGGTTACCAAAATTTGATCTCATGCTTCTAGGTATGGGTCCGGATGGACATGTTGCATCTTTATTCCTGGGTCATCCTCTTCTCAATGAGGATCAAAAATGGATTTCTTTCCTCAATGACTCACCAAAACAACCACCAGAGAGAATCACTTTCACATTTCCAGTGATCAATGCTTCTTCCAATGTAGCAATGGTGGTTACCAGAGAATTCACAACAAGTTCAAaagatggaagaagaggaagagCATTAGAGCAGAACGTACCGTATTCAAGTGATCTCCTTGCGCTGCAACCTTCGATTCAACGTTCGCAAGAGCAAACCCCCACTTCGAAGGATCTCCTTGCGCTGCAACCTTCGATTCAACGTTTGGCTTGA